AAGAATTATCGCGCATTTACAAGCCTAGAGCAACCAATCAAGATTCCAAAGGGTCATCATGTTTTGATATATGGTGAAAATGGAAGTGGAAAAACGTCTATTTTTCATGCATTGGATCATATTCTACGAACCTCTTTCTCAAATGCGCGGTCGCAATTTCACCGGAATGTTTTCACTGATTCAGCTGAGCCTGCGATGATACAAATTGAGGTCTCGGATATTGTTGGTGCAAATAGAGTACAGGTATTTCAGGTTGCTGACGATCCTGATGCCTCTAATAATAGCATTCCTCTCCTTCAACGGGCAAGTAAAGTGCGAGGATTTTTGGACTACAAGAAAATATTGGTCGCGCATGCCCTTGGCCTAGACGATGGCGGAAGGCTTAATGTCTTTGATCTGCTTGTAAGATTCTTATTGTCAGATCACACTATAGCCATCGGCTCAAGCTCAACCACGGTGGGACTCTTGGATGAATATCGAAGGATTTCAGGCATTCTTCTTAGTAAACGGGCAGGATCGCATGATCATAATAGGGCTCTAGTGAACTTGGCTGACTGGAATTCTGCACTTATTCAACTACTCACAGACACAGCAAACATCGCCAATGGTTTTTTGCAAGGCCATTTTCGGAATAAGCTGCATTTGGATTTTTACATTACGCCAGCGAATGTATATAAGCCTGAAGGATGGTCAAAAAAGAAAATGAAGGAAGAAATTTATTTCAAAATTTCCTATGCGGATACAGAGATACAGGACTATCACTTATTCTTGAACGAGGCAAGGTTGTCTGCCTTTTCCATTTGCCTTTTTCTCGCTTCTATCAAAACATATCCAATTCATTCATCTGAGTTGCGAATTATCTACTTGGATGATGTATTTATTGGGATGGACAATGGTAATCGAATTCCACTTATTGAAATTTTGAAAGACGAATTTCTTCACCAAGATATTACAAACCAGAAATTTCAGCTGTTTCTCTCAACATACGATCGGCAATGGTTCGAGTTAGCAAGGAACTGGTTTGAGGCAGAGAAGGTCAAAACTAAATGTATAGAGTTGTTTGTCGGCAATGATGACAGTGATCTCACAGCCCCTGACGTTGCGGTCTTAATCGATCCTTCGGATTCATACCTTTCGCGAGCAAGGAAACATTTTGTTGCCAAGGATTTTCCTGCTGCTGCGAATTATTTGAGAAAGGCTTGTGAAGAGCAAATTAAGAGGATTTTACCACGGCATCAGACATTGCACCACAATTTTGAAACGGGAGAGATTGAGAAAATTAAGAAACTTGAAATATTAATCAATAATTTCTTAGAGTTTATTGGCAGGAATGGATTGGATTTACAACCCTTCCAACATATAAAAACCTACAAGAAAATTGTATTCAATCCTCTTTCACATGATGATATTGAAGCACCCCACTATAAAAGGGAGCTGCTTCACGGATTTGTGTTGGTCGAAAACCTGTCAAAGGTTCGCGTCAAGGAGATTCTTGATGTACAAAAGAGCGCAAGTTGGCCGATGAAGTTAAGAATGACCTCATTTGACGGGACTTGGCAGCGCGACTACGAAATTGTGGTTTTGGAAAATCTCAGAATATTGCAGCAAGATGCTGAACCAATCAAACTCACTGTCGGTGATTGTGAACTTAGATTGCAAAGTTCAAAGCGAGTTTTTGGCTCACTGTACCTAGCATTTGATGAAATTTGGAAAGAATGTGGGTATCCAGATCAAGCGAATTATTCACAGTTTTTGCAACATATTCAATTTACTTCAAGCAAAAAATTGAATGCCGGAATGGTTTTTTAGACATATCGATTTATGAACCCAGGGATCAGTGGCAATTTGTTTGTAATTGGCATAGGCGTTACAGATAGCTGGAGGAAACAACAATTTCACGATTTTTGCAATGCCGCGAGATATTACTTTGTCCAGTGTTTTTGTACTTCAACGTTTTCCAAACAATTACTCCTCTAGCTCTCAATGCAAAGACCTCAACGAATCAATTCGTCATCAGTTTTCCTTATGTAGGAAGTAAAACGTGGTGGCAATCATGCTCCCCAACCTCTTTAATAGCGCCAAAAGGGCCGTTCCGGATGCCACACGTCTATTGCCTGTCTTTGTACTTTGCCTGCTACAAACGAACCACGTTCTCGGGAAATCAGCTTTGTGCCTTGTCAGCATTCGTCCATATAGGCGCAAAACAGAATAGTCATCGAGGCTATTTCCCGCCTGAAATGGATCGGAATCGAGGAAAGATCGCTCAACGCATTAGAGG
The DNA window shown above is from Bacteroidota bacterium and carries:
- a CDS encoding AAA family ATPase; the encoded protein is MAWITSIDLKNYRAFTSLEQPIKIPKGHHVLIYGENGSGKTSIFHALDHILRTSFSNARSQFHRNVFTDSAEPAMIQIEVSDIVGANRVQVFQVADDPDASNNSIPLLQRASKVRGFLDYKKILVAHALGLDDGGRLNVFDLLVRFLLSDHTIAIGSSSTTVGLLDEYRRISGILLSKRAGSHDHNRALVNLADWNSALIQLLTDTANIANGFLQGHFRNKLHLDFYITPANVYKPEGWSKKKMKEEIYFKISYADTEIQDYHLFLNEARLSAFSICLFLASIKTYPIHSSELRIIYLDDVFIGMDNGNRIPLIEILKDEFLHQDITNQKFQLFLSTYDRQWFELARNWFEAEKVKTKCIELFVGNDDSDLTAPDVAVLIDPSDSYLSRARKHFVAKDFPAAANYLRKACEEQIKRILPRHQTLHHNFETGEIEKIKKLEILINNFLEFIGRNGLDLQPFQHIKTYKKIVFNPLSHDDIEAPHYKRELLHGFVLVENLSKVRVKEILDVQKSASWPMKLRMTSFDGTWQRDYEIVVLENLRILQQDAEPIKLTVGDCELRLQSSKRVFGSLYLAFDEIWKECGYPDQANYSQFLQHIQFTSSKKLNAGMVF